A region from the Paenibacillus sp. FSL H8-0048 genome encodes:
- a CDS encoding GyrI-like domain-containing protein: MKFEWRKQDKALYLPPAEPGLIQVPAFSYFTLQGEGNPNGSAFAEAVAVLYSLSYAVKMLPRKGPAPEGYYDYTVFPLEGVWDLSEAGRRLSVLDKNELVYTLMIRQPDFLTPLLAAEVLEQVKRSKPHPLLDKAVFARCEDGLSVQMTHIGPYDDEPHSFARMEQFCTAQGLLRESLLHREIYISDARRARPEKLRTVLRFAAARQD, translated from the coding sequence ATGAAATTCGAATGGAGAAAACAAGACAAAGCCCTATATCTGCCCCCTGCCGAACCGGGGCTGATTCAGGTACCCGCCTTCTCTTACTTCACCCTGCAGGGTGAAGGCAATCCGAACGGCAGCGCATTCGCAGAAGCGGTCGCTGTGCTGTATTCCTTATCCTACGCAGTTAAGATGCTGCCGAGAAAAGGCCCCGCACCCGAAGGCTACTACGATTACACCGTCTTCCCGCTGGAAGGGGTATGGGATCTCAGCGAAGCCGGGCGCCGTTTATCCGTTCTTGATAAGAACGAACTGGTATACACCTTAATGATCCGGCAGCCGGATTTCCTGACCCCTCTGCTTGCCGCAGAAGTGCTGGAGCAGGTCAAGCGCAGCAAGCCGCACCCGCTGCTGGACAAGGCCGTCTTCGCCCGCTGCGAAGACGGCCTCAGTGTACAAATGACGCATATCGGCCCCTATGATGATGAACCCCACAGCTTCGCCAGAATGGAGCAATTCTGCACCGCTCAGGGTCTGCTGCGGGAGTCTCTCCTGCACCGCGAGATCTACATCTCGGATGCCCGGCGTGCCCGCCCGGAGAAGCTGCGAACCGTGCTCCGGTTCGCAGCCGCCCGGCAGGATTAA